The Scyliorhinus canicula chromosome 11, sScyCan1.1, whole genome shotgun sequence genome contains a region encoding:
- the klhdc10 gene encoding kelch domain-containing protein 10 isoform X1 — MSDPPLLCQFVKVTGRPQAGPPGSKKKVRWFPIRRLFAHPSPSLRIPCRFLKTGHISPPARSGHRCVADNSSLYVFGGYNPDYEESGGPGNEDYPLFRELWRYHFASGTWQQLGTEGFMPRELASMSVVLHGNNLLVFGGTGVPFGESSGNDVHVCNVNYKRWALLNCRGKKPNRIYGQAMVIINGYLYIFGGTTGYVYNTDLHRLDLTAREWIQLKPNNPPSDLPDERYRHEIAHDGQRIYILGGGTSWTTYPLDKISIQDSFHFQIHAYNLETNTWEEMQTKPQDRTGFPAARRCHSCVQIGHDVYVCGGYNGEVILGDLWKLNLQTFHWTKLPAEMPEPAYFHCAAVTPAGCMYVHGGVVNIHENKRTDSLYKIWLVVPSLFELCWERLLKSLPHLTQLSTTQLLNLGLTQGLVERLK; from the exons GCTCTAAGAAGAAAGTCAGATGGTTTCCCATTAGGAGACTCTTCGCCCATCCCAGCCCCAGTCTCAGGATCCCTTGCAGGTTTTTAAAGACAG GCCACATATCGCCACCTGCTCGAAGTGGGCATCGCTGTGTTGCAGATAATTCGAGCCTTTATGTGTTCGGGGGCTATAACCCTGACTACGAGGAGTCAGGAGGACCGGGTAATGAAGACTACCCACTTTTCCGTGAACTCTGGCGATATCATTTTGCCTCTGGCACCTGGCAGCAACTGGGTACAGAGGGGTTCATGCCCAGGGAGCTGGCATCAATGTCAG TTGTTTTACATGGTAATAACCTGCTGgtgtttggaggcactggtgtcCCCTTTGGTGAGAGCAGTGGGAATGATGTCCATGTGTGCAATGTTAATTACAAGCGATGGGCACTGCTCAACTGTCGAGGCAAGAAACCCAACCGTATATACGGACAG GCGATGGTGATCATAAATGGCTATCTATACATATTTGGTGGGACAACTGGTTATGTTTACAACACAGATTTGCACCGATTAGACCTTACAGCTCGGGAATGGATACAGCTGAAACCAAATAACCCTCCTAGTGACTTACCGGACGAAAG GTACCGACATGAAATTGCACACGACGGACAAAGGATATACATATTGGGAGGGGGAACATCATGGACAACGTATCCGCTGGATAAG ATTTCAATCCAAgactcatttcattttcagatacaTGCATATAACCTGGAGACGAATACGTGGGAGGAGATGCAAACAAAACCACAAGATAGAACAG GTTTTCCTGCAGCCAGAAGATGTCATAGCTGTGTACAAATAGGGCATG ATGTCTATGTGTGTGGTGGATATAATGGTGAGGTAATACTTGGGGACCTCTGGAAGCTCAATTTACAGACTTTCCATTGGACTAAATTGCCTGCAGAAATGCCAGAGCCGGCTTACTTCCACTGTGCAGCTGTAACCCCA GCTGGCTGCATGTATGTACACGGTGGAGTGGTCAACATCCATGAGAACAAGCGGACTGATTCGCTGTACAAAATCTGGCTGGTGGTACCCAGCTTGTTTGAACTTTGTTGGGAGAGACTGCTGAAGAGTCTTCCACACCTAACGCAGCTTTCCACCACTCAGCTGCTCAATCTTGGACTTACGCAAGGACTTGTGGAGAGGCTAAAGTGA
- the klhdc10 gene encoding kelch domain-containing protein 10 isoform X3, translating to MSDPPLLCQFVKVTGRPQAGPPGHISPPARSGHRCVADNSSLYVFGGYNPDYEESGGPGNEDYPLFRELWRYHFASGTWQQLGTEGFMPRELASMSVVLHGNNLLVFGGTGVPFGESSGNDVHVCNVNYKRWALLNCRGKKPNRIYGQAMVIINGYLYIFGGTTGYVYNTDLHRLDLTAREWIQLKPNNPPSDLPDERYRHEIAHDGQRIYILGGGTSWTTYPLDKISIQDSFHFQIHAYNLETNTWEEMQTKPQDRTGFPAARRCHSCVQIGHDVYVCGGYNGEVILGDLWKLNLQTFHWTKLPAEMPEPAYFHCAAVTPAGCMYVHGGVVNIHENKRTDSLYKIWLVVPSLFELCWERLLKSLPHLTQLSTTQLLNLGLTQGLVERLK from the exons GCCACATATCGCCACCTGCTCGAAGTGGGCATCGCTGTGTTGCAGATAATTCGAGCCTTTATGTGTTCGGGGGCTATAACCCTGACTACGAGGAGTCAGGAGGACCGGGTAATGAAGACTACCCACTTTTCCGTGAACTCTGGCGATATCATTTTGCCTCTGGCACCTGGCAGCAACTGGGTACAGAGGGGTTCATGCCCAGGGAGCTGGCATCAATGTCAG TTGTTTTACATGGTAATAACCTGCTGgtgtttggaggcactggtgtcCCCTTTGGTGAGAGCAGTGGGAATGATGTCCATGTGTGCAATGTTAATTACAAGCGATGGGCACTGCTCAACTGTCGAGGCAAGAAACCCAACCGTATATACGGACAG GCGATGGTGATCATAAATGGCTATCTATACATATTTGGTGGGACAACTGGTTATGTTTACAACACAGATTTGCACCGATTAGACCTTACAGCTCGGGAATGGATACAGCTGAAACCAAATAACCCTCCTAGTGACTTACCGGACGAAAG GTACCGACATGAAATTGCACACGACGGACAAAGGATATACATATTGGGAGGGGGAACATCATGGACAACGTATCCGCTGGATAAG ATTTCAATCCAAgactcatttcattttcagatacaTGCATATAACCTGGAGACGAATACGTGGGAGGAGATGCAAACAAAACCACAAGATAGAACAG GTTTTCCTGCAGCCAGAAGATGTCATAGCTGTGTACAAATAGGGCATG ATGTCTATGTGTGTGGTGGATATAATGGTGAGGTAATACTTGGGGACCTCTGGAAGCTCAATTTACAGACTTTCCATTGGACTAAATTGCCTGCAGAAATGCCAGAGCCGGCTTACTTCCACTGTGCAGCTGTAACCCCA GCTGGCTGCATGTATGTACACGGTGGAGTGGTCAACATCCATGAGAACAAGCGGACTGATTCGCTGTACAAAATCTGGCTGGTGGTACCCAGCTTGTTTGAACTTTGTTGGGAGAGACTGCTGAAGAGTCTTCCACACCTAACGCAGCTTTCCACCACTCAGCTGCTCAATCTTGGACTTACGCAAGGACTTGTGGAGAGGCTAAAGTGA
- the klhdc10 gene encoding kelch domain-containing protein 10 isoform X2, with product MSDPPLLCQFVKVTGRPQAGPPGSKKKVRWFPIRRLFAHPSPSLRIPCRFLKTGHISPPARSGHRCVADNSSLYVFGGYNPDYEESGGPGNEDYPLFRELWRYHFASGTWQQLGTEGFMPRELASMSVVLHGNNLLVFGGTGVPFGESSGNDVHVCNVNYKRWALLNCRGKKPNRIYGQAMVIINGYLYIFGGTTGYVYNTDLHRLDLTAREWIQLKPNNPPSDLPDERYRHEIAHDGQRIYILGGGTSWTTYPLDKIHAYNLETNTWEEMQTKPQDRTGFPAARRCHSCVQIGHDVYVCGGYNGEVILGDLWKLNLQTFHWTKLPAEMPEPAYFHCAAVTPAGCMYVHGGVVNIHENKRTDSLYKIWLVVPSLFELCWERLLKSLPHLTQLSTTQLLNLGLTQGLVERLK from the exons GCTCTAAGAAGAAAGTCAGATGGTTTCCCATTAGGAGACTCTTCGCCCATCCCAGCCCCAGTCTCAGGATCCCTTGCAGGTTTTTAAAGACAG GCCACATATCGCCACCTGCTCGAAGTGGGCATCGCTGTGTTGCAGATAATTCGAGCCTTTATGTGTTCGGGGGCTATAACCCTGACTACGAGGAGTCAGGAGGACCGGGTAATGAAGACTACCCACTTTTCCGTGAACTCTGGCGATATCATTTTGCCTCTGGCACCTGGCAGCAACTGGGTACAGAGGGGTTCATGCCCAGGGAGCTGGCATCAATGTCAG TTGTTTTACATGGTAATAACCTGCTGgtgtttggaggcactggtgtcCCCTTTGGTGAGAGCAGTGGGAATGATGTCCATGTGTGCAATGTTAATTACAAGCGATGGGCACTGCTCAACTGTCGAGGCAAGAAACCCAACCGTATATACGGACAG GCGATGGTGATCATAAATGGCTATCTATACATATTTGGTGGGACAACTGGTTATGTTTACAACACAGATTTGCACCGATTAGACCTTACAGCTCGGGAATGGATACAGCTGAAACCAAATAACCCTCCTAGTGACTTACCGGACGAAAG GTACCGACATGAAATTGCACACGACGGACAAAGGATATACATATTGGGAGGGGGAACATCATGGACAACGTATCCGCTGGATAAG atacaTGCATATAACCTGGAGACGAATACGTGGGAGGAGATGCAAACAAAACCACAAGATAGAACAG GTTTTCCTGCAGCCAGAAGATGTCATAGCTGTGTACAAATAGGGCATG ATGTCTATGTGTGTGGTGGATATAATGGTGAGGTAATACTTGGGGACCTCTGGAAGCTCAATTTACAGACTTTCCATTGGACTAAATTGCCTGCAGAAATGCCAGAGCCGGCTTACTTCCACTGTGCAGCTGTAACCCCA GCTGGCTGCATGTATGTACACGGTGGAGTGGTCAACATCCATGAGAACAAGCGGACTGATTCGCTGTACAAAATCTGGCTGGTGGTACCCAGCTTGTTTGAACTTTGTTGGGAGAGACTGCTGAAGAGTCTTCCACACCTAACGCAGCTTTCCACCACTCAGCTGCTCAATCTTGGACTTACGCAAGGACTTGTGGAGAGGCTAAAGTGA